Proteins from a genomic interval of Phycisphaerae bacterium:
- a CDS encoding activator of (R)-2-hydroxyglutaryl-CoA dehydratase, whose translation MVAPATTTKDTSSSGFTLPLLDDSIQATLQAERERMMREAGMTVGPIHHFARPKERAFTKAERGQVTIWLGGLTMRHDQLIIAGLEGLGYKVGLIPTPVKADFQAGKEFGNNGQCNPTYFTVGAVVNHLKRMRDEEGIPLEKILSDHVFITAGACGPCRFGMYEAEYRLALRNSGFDGFRVLLFQQAGGLDQAAVEAGLEFNLNFFLSLLNAMFMGDILNEVAYQIRPYEVVPGKTNEVMNKCLAICQESLRKRNYDEIHGGVLSKLLSKVAPVKTPADAAKFLDQLKGTYYAEVFDQCRKLIEEEIEVDFLRPKPICKVTGEFWAQTTEGDGNFRMFPFLEGEGAEVLVEPVATWICYMLHQAGLKAGDRAHLHKDGSTASKWNMKQWLADEIKIKKKLFTFDIAERIIKHEYNKLREAIGGTVHELANQLELTRAGHPYYNSRAGGGEGHLEVAKNIYYSNKDMAHMVLSLKPFGCMPSTQSDGAQAAVTSHFKDMIYIPIETSGEGDVNAHSRVQMALGEAKTKCKEEFKRVVASTGYTLEQIREFVALPENSDLRRPLQHVTHHKGVVSKAANFVMDVAERMKNAGVEATLPQCPAACAA comes from the coding sequence ATGGTCGCTCCAGCCACTACCACCAAGGACACGTCCTCCTCCGGCTTCACCCTCCCGCTCCTGGATGATTCGATCCAGGCCACGCTCCAGGCCGAACGCGAACGAATGATGCGCGAGGCCGGGATGACGGTCGGACCCATACATCATTTCGCGCGCCCTAAAGAGCGGGCCTTCACCAAGGCCGAACGCGGTCAGGTGACGATCTGGCTGGGCGGGCTGACCATGCGCCACGATCAGCTCATCATCGCCGGATTGGAGGGGCTGGGCTACAAAGTCGGCCTGATCCCCACGCCCGTCAAGGCCGACTTCCAAGCGGGCAAGGAATTTGGCAATAACGGTCAATGCAACCCAACGTACTTCACGGTCGGGGCCGTGGTGAATCATCTCAAGCGGATGCGCGATGAGGAAGGCATCCCGCTGGAAAAGATCCTCAGCGATCACGTGTTCATTACAGCGGGCGCCTGCGGGCCGTGCCGCTTTGGCATGTACGAGGCGGAGTATCGCCTGGCCCTGCGCAACAGCGGTTTCGACGGCTTCCGTGTCCTGCTTTTCCAACAAGCCGGCGGGCTCGATCAGGCGGCCGTCGAGGCGGGGCTCGAATTCAACCTGAACTTCTTCCTCTCGCTGCTTAACGCCATGTTCATGGGCGACATCCTCAACGAGGTCGCCTACCAGATTCGCCCCTACGAGGTCGTTCCGGGCAAGACCAACGAAGTCATGAACAAGTGCCTCGCGATCTGTCAGGAGTCGCTCCGCAAGCGCAACTACGACGAAATCCACGGCGGCGTACTCTCGAAATTGCTCTCCAAGGTCGCGCCCGTCAAGACACCCGCCGACGCAGCGAAGTTCCTCGATCAATTGAAAGGAACCTATTACGCCGAGGTATTCGATCAATGCCGAAAGCTGATCGAAGAAGAGATAGAAGTCGATTTCCTCCGCCCCAAGCCTATCTGCAAGGTGACCGGCGAGTTCTGGGCGCAGACGACCGAGGGCGATGGCAACTTCCGCATGTTCCCCTTCCTCGAAGGGGAAGGTGCGGAGGTGCTCGTCGAACCGGTGGCGACGTGGATTTGCTACATGCTGCACCAGGCGGGGCTGAAGGCCGGGGACCGGGCCCATTTGCACAAGGACGGTTCGACGGCGTCGAAGTGGAACATGAAGCAATGGCTGGCCGACGAGATCAAGATCAAAAAGAAGTTGTTCACTTTCGACATTGCCGAGAGGATCATCAAGCACGAGTACAACAAGCTGCGCGAGGCGATCGGCGGGACGGTGCACGAGCTGGCCAACCAGCTTGAACTGACCCGCGCGGGACACCCGTACTACAACAGCCGCGCCGGCGGCGGCGAGGGGCACCTCGAAGTGGCCAAGAACATCTACTACAGCAACAAGGACATGGCCCACATGGTCCTCTCCCTCAAGCCCTTCGGCTGCATGCCCAGCACGCAGTCGGACGGGGCACAGGCGGCGGTCACGAGCCACTTCAAAGATATGATCTACATCCCGATCGAGACAAGCGGCGAAGGCGATGTAAACGCCCACAGCCGGGTCCAAATGGCCCTCGGCGAGGCGAAGACGAAGTGCAAGGAGGAGTTCAAGCGCGTCGTCGCATCGACGGGCTACACGCTCGAACAAATCCGCGAATTCGTCGCCCTGCCCGAGAACAGCGACCTCCGCCGGCCGCTGCAACACGTCACGCATCACAAGGGCGTTGTCAGCAAGGCGGC
- a CDS encoding glycosyltransferase yields MPSTADTMRNILLISYWYPPGVGAAAERMHSFARYLPEHRWNVHVLTAARSGSIPRAQGVTIHAVPDPLATSAAVFADFDPRRKPSRLKSWLREWTFPDRFIAWRRAALKAATGMVRQEHIDLVLASFPPASVAELALRLRENGGPPIVLDFRDRWLGPGGYEPKSDRARRRHIELEKRCIAAASAIVTVSEAMANAIAIEQGFARERIFVIPNGYDDQEPSPVLRPTGAPAATGLTISHVGTVIPRNRPDLFFHSVGALQRSDALAGVTFEFVGNLSPDYIRSAGLADVIRTTGLVSREEARHRMAQADALLLLTGAYVGRWGYNAKIFEYIRSGRAILCLEESPGSNDRRLLEEFAGNRTCLAMMGDAPGLKAAIVALREQMATAPGLPTCPPAFSAYSRSGLAGKLANHLWSLLG; encoded by the coding sequence TCACGTCCTGACCGCTGCGCGATCCGGCAGCATACCGCGCGCTCAAGGCGTGACGATTCATGCCGTTCCGGATCCGCTGGCGACTTCGGCGGCGGTCTTCGCCGACTTCGATCCGCGACGAAAGCCCAGCCGGCTCAAGTCCTGGCTGCGCGAATGGACCTTTCCCGACCGCTTCATCGCGTGGCGGAGGGCGGCGTTGAAGGCCGCGACGGGCATGGTCCGGCAAGAGCATATCGATCTCGTTCTGGCGTCGTTTCCCCCTGCAAGCGTGGCCGAATTAGCCCTGCGATTGCGCGAAAACGGAGGTCCGCCAATCGTCCTGGACTTTCGCGACCGCTGGCTGGGGCCGGGCGGGTACGAACCGAAGAGCGACCGGGCTCGCCGTCGCCATATCGAACTGGAAAAACGATGCATCGCCGCCGCTTCGGCGATCGTGACGGTGTCTGAGGCCATGGCCAACGCGATAGCCATCGAACAGGGTTTTGCCCGCGAGCGGATATTCGTGATTCCCAATGGATATGATGATCAAGAGCCCTCCCCCGTTCTACGGCCGACCGGGGCACCGGCCGCCACAGGACTGACGATCTCCCACGTCGGTACCGTCATTCCACGCAATCGTCCCGACCTCTTTTTTCATTCGGTTGGCGCGTTGCAACGCTCCGACGCGCTGGCGGGCGTCACATTCGAGTTCGTCGGCAACCTCTCGCCGGACTACATCCGATCCGCGGGCCTCGCGGACGTTATCCGCACGACCGGACTGGTCTCGCGGGAGGAGGCGCGCCACAGGATGGCGCAGGCCGATGCGCTGCTCCTGCTGACCGGCGCATACGTCGGTCGATGGGGATATAACGCCAAAATCTTCGAATACATCCGCAGCGGGCGGGCCATCCTCTGCCTCGAAGAGAGCCCCGGATCAAACGACCGACGGCTGCTTGAGGAGTTCGCCGGCAACCGGACTTGCTTGGCGATGATGGGAGACGCACCCGGTCTAAAGGCGGCCATCGTCGCCCTCCGAGAACAAATGGCGACTGCACCTGGGCTACCAACCTGCCCTCCCGCGTTTAGCGCCTACAGCCGGTCCGGTTTGGCGGGCAAACTGGCGAATCACTTGTGGTCTCTGCTGGGTTAG